The Chroicocephalus ridibundus chromosome 4, bChrRid1.1, whole genome shotgun sequence genome contains the following window.
ATTTTATATATGCTCTAAATATGGACTTAATACTCACTTTTGGAAAGTTATTAAACATTTGACTTCTGGCTTCGTCCTCCTTTGATGGATCCTTTAACTTGCACATGTTAGTGCTTCAGAAAgtgctgaagaatttttttagGGAACCCAAATGTTAGAATTTGCCTCTGAATTTGACTTTGTCAGCCTCGCTGTTTAAGGGATAGCACAGATGCAAACAACACAAGAGAGGAAGAATGGTAAGGTTTTCATAGAGGAGATGGGATCTGTCTCCAGTTCACAAGGTTTGTGGTACTCTACCTATGACAAAATCTCATGCTGTTCGCTTTTAGTACATGGAAATGgctttttcattctcttcttgcTTGAAGCCATTTTCCCGGCAGTGACAAATTGGCCCTACCTGCCTGTTAGGACACCGCTGTGTTCGCTGTGTAGTTAAACAGCTCACTCCACTCCGCCTCTCAGCTAGGCCTTTTAGCAGCTACTTATAGCAAGAGGCACACAATAGTCTTCCAGCTGCCAAATTGTCCCTTTCCCCAGGGATCAAAGGGGAGGTTTAGCAAAGCAGCATAACAGGAGCGGAAGTCTTTTCCTGTGCTGAAgctgcccttccctgcctccaaCCAATATGCCTTTGTTGTGGAAAGGCTTGCAGAGGGGAGGCTGCAGACCTCCGCCAGTAACAGAGAGAGCCTGGCAGTTGCTGATGCCTTTCCTCGCTGGGGCCGAGCCCTCCACAGCGACTCTGGTGGGTAGATACCAAAGGCGGGTCCTGATCCTTCCCTGGTGTTGGGCTGCGCAGTGAATTGGGAAGACTTCACTCTTCTTACTGTCCTGTAAAACAAAGCTGGGCTCTCCCAGGACAAAGAGAGCCTGTTGGGGGACATCTGCCCCAGATTCTGGGTTTAATCCTGCCTGTTGGCGCTCCACCTGGTTTAAAGGTTTGGTACGTCTGTGCACCCTCACGGGCGGCAGCTCCTCTGTGTGGGCTGCACTTTACCTCTGTGGCCAGCTCTCGGGACACCTGTAATGCAGCTGCCTGATTTGCACTTCTCAAGCTAGTGGGCTTTGAACTGGAGCTGCTGACCCCATGCTGCCACGTGGTGCTGGATTGCACTTGCCGAAGGCTTTCTGGAGAAGAACTTTCCAATTTTCATAGCACCCGGAGAGCTTGGTAGCTCTAAGGAGCCAAGCCAAGGAAGCCCACATGGGAAGGCGCCATCCATCTTGCTTTGACGTTCTGTCAAGGCTTGGCCGGACTTGAGATTTGTTAAGTGGAATTGTCCTGTATTGTGTGCCAAGGATCCGCATTAATGAAGTCCATGGTGAGGCTTTCCTGCCATGTTTGCAgcttgccagggctgggggagctgctaGGGGAATCCATCCTTTCCCACAGGCCCGCCCTCATGAGCATGTGTTTTTGGCAGTCAGCGGTGGCCAAGCACtcaccaggagctgctgcttttccctgtccCACTGGGGCCCATGCTCCAAATGAGTGACCTTCGTTCATTAAGAGGGGCTGGGCTCCCCAGGGCCCCAAACTGGCTGCCTCTGCGGAGAGATTAGGTGGGCCCTGCTGCCAATTCCTGCCTGACCTCTAGGAGCTGTGCCAGCAGTTTTGCTGGAATAAACTCCCAGCCTCAAACCCTTACATCCATGCGCGCCCTCTGTATgttttttaatatgaaacaaaatattgcatCTTCCTGTTTACATGCTGCACAAAGTGGAGCATCATCAGATACTGGCTCTTTTCCTTAGGGCCAGACAGTGGGGGATTTAGGCCGTGTTCTtaaaaaatcttcctcttctaATCCCCCTCTCCCATCAAAACTTTAACTGTGAGTGAAGCTCTCCCTGTGGGAGAAGAGGATGCTGCTGGCAGCTAGGCCACAATATCACAGTCATTTCCTAGAGTAAATGTGCACCAGCAAAACTCCTGCGACGAAGCTCCCAGCTTCTTGCTGCTTTGGACACGCCAGCCGGGACGCGAAGCTCTCCTATGTGGAAAGagtggaggaaggcaggaaggacGTGGGTAGAGAGATGGGAGGCTGCCCTGAGGACGGCTGCTGCCTGCGTGctcccggggcagccccagctagGTGCGAGGGGTGAGCAGAGCAGGGTTCTGCTTCAGTGCAGGCAGCCTGCGGAGAATAGGCCTTAAATATCTCCTCGTTCGCCTTCCTGCGGGTGGCCTGCTCATCCTTCCTGCTTAAGCCCTAATTGCAATGTCTAGTGGGAGAGAAAGGAGTCTTTCTTTGTGGGGAGCCCTGGATTCAACCTGGGGCAGAGTGGGGCCTGCACAGAGGTGAGTTTTCCTCGCCTCTGCTGGATTTTCACCTTCCTCTTCCATTATctggggcaaggtcctgcacttgggcacTTGATCAGGACCCAAGTGTTTTCTACATCAAAGGCAAAGGTTCTCTTTGAAATCTCAGCTGCTGAAGGAGGGTTAGTGCAGGGGCTGCAGCATCTCAGAGCAAGACCCGGGAGAGTGACCCTCCTTGGGTTGGACCAGGGACCAGACATGCTCGCgctgagctggagcagctggcAGGCACCGTGTGGCGCAAGCCAAGGCTGGGACATCCCTCGGCTCCGGTGGCTCTGCCTGGGCAGGTGGCAGTGTCTGGCAGGGGAAACAGGTGACAGGGTTTCCCTGGAAAGCTTTTGTCCGCTTGCTCTGCTACTGAGGCAGAAGCAGCCTGGGTGAGAGTCCAGCCCAGTGGAGTGGCAGGATACTGATCTGGGCTTCTGTCCCTGCCTATGGCCTTCCCTTTACTCTGTCTTCTTCCTATTAAGTAGATCCTGACACAAAGCATGGAGCTCTGATTGTGGAGGTGATATGcaggaatcaaaaaaaaaatctgggccAAACTTTGCTCCTTGCCCTTTCTGCCCCCCATTCTGCATCTCCCTGGATGTCCTGGGCCAAATGTTGTCGCCTTTGTAGAGGGATTGCACCTCCAGGGCGATGGTAatcctctgcagctgctctctACCATGGTGGTGCTGGAGGGGAGGGCAATATTTATTTTGAGTTTTGCCATTGGCCACCGCCCAGGAAAAATGAGTGACGGTACTGGGGACTTTGGCCACTTCTGCAGGCCGAAAGAGCTGATCTTCCTGCCCCGCTGGCGCCTGTGGGAGAGGGGTGAGAGCTTCCCCCAGCAGGCTGCAAAATGGGACCACACAAGCGAGACTTGATTTGGATGAGGGAGTGAGGGGCTGTGCACCCTGAGAGCTACCCTGGGCTGGGCGGGGAGCCCATCACCTCAGAGCCGCTAGAGGTGAGATGATGATGGACGCCAAGTTGTGCTGAAGCAGACCTGCAGACTGTCTGCTCCACCATCACCCTTGCATTGcccctgtgaccccagaaatGACTTTCCTCCCCGTGAGCTGAAGGGTCTGGCACCCCGGGGAgcggagctggtggctgtggggtGGGTGCGAGGCGGGGGTGACAGGCATGAGCAGCGCACGCGTGTGCCCGGCTCAATGCATCCCACCCAACAGCAGGACTGTGCTGGCACCGACCCCTGCACCCCGAAGCCTCAGTCCTGGCCTGCAGCGAGCGCAGGCAGCAGGCTCAACCCCTCTCAGGGCCCCACAGCTCTTCCCTCTGTCCCCGGCGTCGTTTCCTCCGGCCTTGACGCTGGCTGGTCGCTGCTCCGGCGTATCCCGGCCCCAGTTCTTCCTCTGGGCCGAGCCCGgcttcctctctgctttcccgGTCCTCTCCTCAGCGGCGCGTGGGGGATCATGCCCTGGCTTgcatggaggaggcaggaggaagcgTGTTTTTCTCCTGTGACGGTGCCAAGCAGGCGGAGagagcccctgccagccctgggggatCACCCCATCACCCGTGCTCCAGCGGCGTGTGGAGCCCCGTGCCGCCGCGGCCAGCACTGCCCCGGCGTGGCAGGGCCCGGAGGACGCTGAGCTCCTGGGGTCTTTTCCAGGTCGGGCTTCTCTAGCCTATTTTTGGGAAGCTGGGAGGATCCACCTGGAAGCTGCCAGGATccacccccgccccgcggtgggctggatgctggcagggctgcccagtgccTGCCAGGGCCTGGCTGAGCGGGACTTGGGCTCCCCCGAGCCACAAAAAGCCCTCTCCCTTGCAGCAGGTacatccctgccctccctggaggTCTTGCCATCCGTGGGTGGCCAGAGGCGAGCTGATCCCGCTGTGGGCATGCAGGGTAGAGCGAGAGCCTCCGGCAAAGAGCCTGGGCTCCGCTGAAATGCTGGGCTTTGTCTCCGGCAGGGTTGCTCACTGCTGTCCATGAGCGTTTCCAGATGGCCCAGGGCTCCTGGCGCCGGCTCCGCTGCAGCATCTTGGGAAAAGCGGGAGCGGGTGGGAAGTGATCTCCCAGCTCTCTGAACCCCGGGCAGCCGGGGCCTCTGCTCCCAGCGCCGCTAACTCCCCCTGGGGAATTGCTCCCAGCCCCTGTCCCACCCTGAGTCTGCAAggagccccctgccctgccgagggactgcccagggaaggggatgCCGTGAGCCTCTGGCCATCCTTGGCCGGCTCAGCTGGCTTCCCCTGCAAGCCTGGCATCTCTCCGGGTACCAGGCCTTGGGGTCCCCACCCCTGCATCCTGCCAAGCCCTTGGCGCCCCCGGGGAGACGGGGGAAACACAGCTGCCGTGGGAAATCAAGCTGTTGTCGGAAATGCATCTGCCACGGGAAGTGCATCTAGTGTGGGAAATGCATCTGCCGTGGGAAATGCATCCGCGCCGGCCTCGGGAGCTGCCTTTgcgggggcagggagcagcaaaTCCCAtccaggctttcctcctgcctcgCCTTTTTGGCCAGGTTCGTGCCGTTCGGTAGCTCCCGGTGCTGGTTTGACCCCCGTtcggggcaggctgggggtgccgggctgcctgcagcagggctcCCCTTCCTGCAGAGCTGTGGTTCCTCCCACAGCCCCGGGGAGGACCCACGCAAGCACACATCTGGCCAAAATGGTCAAAAACGAATTGAAAGGAGTTAAAAGCCAAGGAATGTGACCCAGCACAGCCTAGCTGATAGAATACAACAGCCCCGGAGCCACttggagacacacacacacacacacacacaccccaccacccccgATTCTTCAGGGCTTTTCTCTGCCTGATTTTGGCTTCTTGCTTGGCTGCAGCGATGTGCTGAGTCTGAGCCAAAGTGTTTCCCAGGGAATCAGCTAACGGCAAGGAATTGCTGCCCAGcgtgggcagggatggaggctggaGTAGGGGATTGGTGGCCCAGGCCACCGGggtcctcctccctgcccccccagcGCCGTCAGCCCTGGGAAAGTGGGGCGAGAACCAGCATCAGTGTTTCCCTTTTAAAGTAATTAGTGGCTGAGGAGTAGCTGGGCGGCTCAGGGTAATTTAGTGCCGGGGAAGTGGCTGCAGCCGAGCCTTGGGCACAGAGCCAGCGGCTCTGGGttctggggaggggtggggaaggatggtgatggtgatggtggggCACAAAGGCTTCGTTCCCACCCATGGAGGTGCCCTCCTGCTGGGGCcggcagggcagggatgggggcatAGGGGCAGCCAGAgtcccagggaggggggagcaggtCAGGGAAGGGTTGATGCTCCAGCACCGAGCCCCGTGTCACAGCCGCCTGCCCCGTGGGAGCGCCTGGGCAAGGGTGCCGTGGGGTGCCAGGCtgcctgctgctggaggaagcctGAGGAGGGAAGAGGATGCTGGTGGGAATCCAGTCCCACAGGGAAaccccccccacgcacacacactccACAGGGTCAGACCCACACGTCCCCTGCCTGGCATGGGCTGCCCCACCCCACAGGTGTATTTAACCGCACCAGGCCTCAGCTGCACCCGTGGCTCCAAAGCAAACGTGGCCCAAGCTTGCCACCCCGGCGGGCATCGCcagcagagggagggaaggaagctgCCGTCTCCATCCCTGCCGCCCGCCGCGGTCAGGTTTTTCCTTCCCATCAACGGCTGAGCgacatttttttctctggatAAAGCCCATTTCCCGCCACCCTCCCCTGGTCTCATCTTTCCCGCTCCCACCAATTATTTCCCCCGTATCTCCGCAGCGGTCGCAACTCCTCCGGCTCTCCTCCGCCCAGCCAACGGCGGTGAGACAGGATAcggccacccccttccccccccacccaaggAAAAGCTCCGGGATGGTGCAGGGACAGGGAGCCGGAGCACCCGGTAAACCAGCTGCCAGAGCATCCCCGCACCGTCCCCCGGCTGCCCAGGGATGGGAGGTGGCTGCCCCCGGGCCGGAgtggggtgctggctgggggagaACAAGGCCGGCTGTGTTCCTGGCAAGGCCGTcgctgctgctgtgggagctggTGAAAGGCAGCTCTgtctgctgctggggggggggggggggggcggggagaggggatgCTTTCGCtgaccacccccctccccccaaaatggTAGCCCCAAGGCAGGGGCCACTGTGGGGACATCGCCGGCCATGCTGGTCCCTTCCCGCACATCCCCTGGCTCGGCCCCCCGCAAGGTACCCCTGGGCAATCCCCCACTACCACAAAAAATCTGCCAGACCTCACGCGGGGCTCCTGCCCCCCTCTCCCGCGGCAGAAAGGACAGCACCACAGCTCTCCACGCACCCGACCCGTTTAATACACGTACAAGGTGGCcgtgcctgctgccctgcccacaGGACCGCCTGTCCCCAGGGCTTCGCCCCGTggcagaggcaggggctgggctgggctgagcccatggggggggggtggggttgcAAAGGTGGAGTGTCCCCCCCTCGCGCTATCTTTAAGTGCCACATCCCTGCGGTTCAACGGGAAACACGGACGGGAGCTCgaccctcccttccccccttatGCTTCCCTGCAATGGCAGGTGCCAGCAGCTGAGACCTGCCAGCTCACAGCACTTGTGAGCAGCCCCCAACCCACTCACCGCCCCACgcagcacagccacagcacaTTCACGGGGGGAGAAAGGGACCCTGCTGGGACCCTGTGGCAGAGGCGGGCGCAACACAATGGGTGGTAACCTGAGGGTCACAGCCAGGGACGGGGGACAGCCgctggggagcaggcaggacCTGGATGCCCTCCAGCCCCGCCACGACCATCCTCCAGTCCCAGCCCGgctgctctgggggggctggggggggagcattCCCCCGTTTTCCGAGGCCGGAGCCATCAAACAAACCCAGGGCAAGAGGGGACGAGGCCGTGgggaggggcaggagagggggagatCAGGTCCATCGTTAGCACCATGGTGGTGGGGGCAGGTTGGGGAGGGAGCCAGGGTCAGACCCACTCCTGCAAGGAGCGCTTGCAGTACAGGAGCATTCGGGGCGCGCCCTTCCTCTGCATCTGGACGATGACGTAGATGAGGCCGAggatgcagagcagcagcaccagcagcaccagcaccatgACGACGCTCATGGTACGCGTGTACTCGTCGATCTGCACCACCACGTCCACGTCCCCACCTGGCTGGTGGCCGCCCTCGCTGTaatcctcctcatcttcttcctcctcctcctcttcctcctcctcgccatCGGCCCGCCTGTCCCCATCAGGGTTAAAGGGGGGTCGGTCCCCATCGGGCCAGCGGGGATGGGGGTCCGGGACCAGCTCCATGTGACAGCCCATGAAGTCCCGTAAAATGGATTTAGGATAACCTGGCTCCGTCTTGAGCCGCTCGTTGTCGAATTTCCAGTACTTTGTGCCTCTGTAGAAGTAGgtggaagctgggggggggggggcgaagaAGATGAAGGTGAGGTGTAAGTGGGCAGGCGTAGGGCACCCCACAACCTGGGAACCCCTGCAGGTGCCCAGGACAGCAGGTTTTACTCTGGGACCGGTGAAATTCTTCAGAAAGGGCTTCAACCACTGACTCCCGAGCACCCTTCTGGCCTCCACCCTACATGGCCAGGCCACCAGAGGGGTGACCCTATCCCCTCTGGTCCCCCCCTGCCACCTggccctcttctcctcctctacttACAGGCGTCCGGGCTGAGGAAGGCACCCTTAGGTGAGGGAGGGATGCCCGTCCAGACGGAGATGGGCTTCGGGTACCCAGGGTCCACCGAGCGGGTGTCTTCATTAAAGCGCCAGTATCTGGAGGAGTGAGGTGGTGAGCAGGTGAGGAGCACGAGGGTCTCTGCCGCCTGCCATGCCCACCCCTGCCAGGGGCGAGGAGGCAGCAGAACAGGGGGAGGACCCTGGAGCCACTCACCTGTCCCCACGGAAGAAGAAGGTGTGCCCCGTGGGTTCCCACCAGATGGCCGTGTCGATGCTGTCGTAGGGGATGCCCTGCCCGTAGGTGACCAGAGGCTGTGGGTACCCGGGCTCCAGATTGGCTTCTCGGAAGAGCCAGTACCGGTCACCTGGAGGGGGGTGGAGAATGGGGATGAGGCGGCCATGCTCAGCTGCTGTGTCAGGGACACATGTGGACAGGGTACGACGCCTGCGGCCACCCCAGCCCTTGGGAATCAGGCAGCGgctctggctggggagggggatcaGGATGGCATGAAGCCAAGCAGCTCTCAGCAGTCTGGAGGGCGCACTGGGGTCCCCCCTCCACCTCGGCCCTCCCCCCCCAGTCTCGCCGCTCACCTTTAAAGAAGACGAACCTCCCGTCGTGCCTCTCATAGGCGGCATCGATGTCCCCAGGGAGGCCCCGCCAGAAGTGCCCGATGGGCATGGGGTAGTTGTCCAGCACCCGGTTGTGTCGGACCCTCCAGAACCACCGGCCCTGGTGGGAAATGGGGGGTTGGCAGaagatgggggggacacagggacacagtcCCAGTGCCAGCCATTTCGCCATGGGATCCTCCCACCCAGGGACGCGCCAcatccccagggaaggggcaggagggtATCCTGGCAGGTACCTTGAACACAAACATCTCCCCACGCAGCACTGCCACCGTATCGAAGTTCCCATCGCAGATGTTGGGGCCATACTGGTCAGGTCGGTCTGGGCTGCCGGGTTTGGGGGGTCGCTCCGGTTTCCCCGGTGGGGGCGGTTTAGGGGGTCTCTGGTCTGGCCTGCCAGGTCTCCGAGGTGTCACGGTGGGCAAAGGCTCAGTGGGCTGAGGGTGCCCATCCGCGGTACCTGGATGGGGCGGCGAGAGAAGGGATGGCGTGATGCAGACCAGCAGCGcaggtgcctcagtttccccacataCGTGCCCAACATCCCACCTCTGGGCTGATCCCCCACCCAGCTCCTCACCGTACAGCTGTTGGATGCCCTTGAGGTCATCCTCAGGAAGCTGGAAGTTCTCCGTGTCCATCCACTGGTAGAAGGGGGCCATGATAGCGCTGGGGTTGCTGGAGTGCTCCAAGCCCAGCGAGTGCCCCAGCTCGTGCACGGCCACCAAGAAAAGGTTGTTCCCTGCAGGGAGAGGCACCATCAGCAAGACGAGGTGGAGGACATGACGCATGGGGTGGGTCTTTGGCCCCAACACCCTGTGACGAGGGTGCTctggtgggagctgcctgcaccaCCGTGGtggagctgctctccctgccacccccgccCACGCCAGCGCGTCCCCCCTGCCCTCAAACCCAGGGGCCCACCAGGCTCGTCCGGTTGCCTTCACCACCTCCTTGGCCCTCAACTCACCAGAAACATCTGTGTTCTCCAGCGTCCAGGGCTCATCTGAGTCGaaatgtgtgtccccccccatgccAGGACCAGGAAAATAGGCGTGAGCCAAAAACCCCCCGACGCCGTCGAAGGGGGAGCTGTCTCCGTGGAAGCCAGAGGCAAAGAGCACCATGATGTCGGCCTCCTTCTTCCGCTTCTGTCGGATTTCCTCGTAGGGTACCTCCCGGAAAGCCAGCGGCGTGGCTTGCTCCCACACCCGGAAAGCTCGGCGGACGGCCTCGTACGAGTGGTACCGACCCAGCTTCTCCGTGTAGTTTTGGATGCTGGGGGTACAGAGCTCGCTGGGGATAGCCCGAGACAGTGCGTGCTCCCCAAGGGGGTCCATGGCTCTCCACGGGTCAGGGAGGGGTGGGAAGCCCTGGAGATGGTGGGTACCTGAAGGTGAGATGGCTCTGGCTCCAGCGCCGCCCCGTCAGTGCGTACCGCTTCCGCCGCATGTTGGACTTCATCCGCGCCCCAAACTGGTCCGGGACCCCGCAGCGGGGACGTTTCATCCACCTGCCAGGAGGGCATCGAGCCAGGGCTCAGCCCACCGCAGCCAAGGTCCCCAAGGGGTTACAGCAGCCGCAGATGGCGAGGGAAGTGTCCCAGCTGCAGGGGTGCAGCCCCCAAAAGGGGAGACACAGCTCTCGTGGGAGACAGCGCCTGCATTTCCAGGTGCAGGCAGAGCTCCAGGGCCGGCAGGCAAAGCCCAAGAGCGGGGAGCAGAGGTGCCTTCTGCTAGAGCAAGAGGACACGGAGAAACTCACGCCTTGGTCTCCTCGTCCAGGACGCCGGTGACGGTGATGCCGTAAAACTTCTGCATCTCGGCAAGGGCGGAGGAGAAGGTCTGAGCCGAGCGCATGGTGGACATCTGCCGGCTGGGCTGCGGCAGGTAGCCGTAGAGCCGCAGCCATGCCTGCGTCGGGGAGAGCCCAgtgtgaggcggcggcggggagcggagctggAGCCCCCCGGGGCAGACGGCTGCAGGATGCGGCccgctgcccctccagccccgtccctgccGTGGGGT
Protein-coding sequences here:
- the MMP15 gene encoding matrix metalloproteinase-15 gives rise to the protein MAGGGGAPRRAGGALRAAGRLPPLLVLLVRLVLLAGATGEEINAEAWLRLYGYLPQPSRQMSTMRSAQTFSSALAEMQKFYGITVTGVLDEETKAWMKRPRCGVPDQFGARMKSNMRRKRYALTGRRWSQSHLTFSIQNYTEKLGRYHSYEAVRRAFRVWEQATPLAFREVPYEEIRQKRKKEADIMVLFASGFHGDSSPFDGVGGFLAHAYFPGPGMGGDTHFDSDEPWTLENTDVSGNNLFLVAVHELGHSLGLEHSSNPSAIMAPFYQWMDTENFQLPEDDLKGIQQLYGTADGHPQPTEPLPTVTPRRPGRPDQRPPKPPPPGKPERPPKPGSPDRPDQYGPNICDGNFDTVAVLRGEMFVFKGRWFWRVRHNRVLDNYPMPIGHFWRGLPGDIDAAYERHDGRFVFFKGDRYWLFREANLEPGYPQPLVTYGQGIPYDSIDTAIWWEPTGHTFFFRGDRYWRFNEDTRSVDPGYPKPISVWTGIPPSPKGAFLSPDASSTYFYRGTKYWKFDNERLKTEPGYPKSILRDFMGCHMELVPDPHPRWPDGDRPPFNPDGDRRADGEEEEEEEEEEDEEDYSEGGHQPGGDVDVVVQIDEYTRTMSVVMVLVLLVLLLCILGLIYVIVQMQRKGAPRMLLYCKRSLQEWV